The proteins below are encoded in one region of Campylobacter rectus:
- a CDS encoding SPFH domain-containing protein: MEDSIPFIVFAVVVLAFAVLFLKSGIKIISQSDIYIVERLGKFHKVLDGGFHIIIPLVDQIRAQITVREQLVDISKQQVITKDNVNISVDGIVFLKVVDGKMALYNVDSYKRAIANLAMTTLRGEIGAMNLDDTLSSRDRLNSALQRALGDAADNWGVKIMRVEISEISVPHGIEEAMNLQMKAEREKRAIELKAQAEKEALIRNAEALKQEKVLQAEAIERMADAKKYEQIALATAQKEAMDMINESMAQNAKAAEFLLARDRVGAFNELAKNGSKDKILVPYEATELIGSLSVLKDFLGARAAK; this comes from the coding sequence ATGGAAGACAGTATCCCGTTTATCGTATTTGCCGTGGTCGTGCTGGCCTTTGCGGTTTTGTTTTTAAAATCCGGTATCAAGATTATCTCGCAGTCCGATATTTATATCGTCGAGCGTCTGGGTAAATTTCATAAGGTGCTTGACGGCGGATTTCACATCATTATCCCGCTTGTAGATCAGATCCGCGCGCAGATCACCGTGCGCGAGCAGCTGGTAGATATCTCAAAACAACAAGTTATCACGAAGGATAACGTAAATATCAGCGTCGACGGTATCGTGTTTTTAAAGGTCGTCGACGGCAAAATGGCCCTATATAACGTCGATAGCTACAAACGCGCGATCGCAAATTTAGCTATGACGACGCTAAGAGGCGAGATAGGCGCGATGAACCTTGACGATACGCTCAGCTCGCGCGACCGCCTAAACTCCGCGCTGCAAAGAGCGCTCGGAGATGCCGCCGATAACTGGGGCGTAAAGATCATGCGCGTCGAAATCTCCGAAATTTCCGTCCCGCACGGCATCGAAGAGGCGATGAATCTGCAAATGAAAGCAGAGCGCGAAAAACGCGCGATCGAGCTAAAGGCGCAGGCTGAAAAAGAGGCACTCATCCGCAACGCCGAGGCGTTAAAACAAGAAAAAGTCCTGCAAGCCGAGGCTATCGAGCGTATGGCCGATGCGAAAAAATACGAGCAAATCGCGCTAGCTACGGCTCAAAAAGAGGCGATGGATATGATAAACGAAAGCATGGCGCAAAACGCAAAAGCCGCCGAGTTCCTACTCGCGCGCGACCGCGTCGGAGCCTTTAACGAGCTAGCCAAAAACGGCTCGAAAGATAAAATTTTAGTCCCTTACGAAGCGACCGAGCTCATCGGTTCTCTAAGCGTTTTAAAGGACTTTTTGGGCGCTAGGGCGGCAAAATGA
- a CDS encoding FlhB-like flagellar biosynthesis protein produces MQKTKKAVALGYNRQKDNAPKVLATGSGEVAKNIINLAKSHDIPIKEDADLVEILSKVDLNEEVPPNLYKAVAEIFNFLYRMTNKK; encoded by the coding sequence ATGCAAAAAACTAAAAAAGCCGTCGCGTTAGGCTACAACCGCCAAAAAGATAACGCCCCGAAGGTGCTGGCGACGGGTTCGGGCGAAGTGGCGAAAAATATCATAAATCTAGCCAAATCCCACGACATCCCGATCAAAGAGGATGCCGATCTGGTCGAGATTCTAAGCAAGGTCGATCTAAACGAAGAGGTCCCGCCCAATCTCTATAAAGCCGTCGCTGAAATTTTTAATTTTTTATATAGAATGACTAATAAAAAATAA
- a CDS encoding endonuclease V — protein MKLAVDAYYVGSKAKVVGVLFENFSDEKPIKTISKAVGDVAPYESGSFYKRELPCIVSLLQDLDVRDISLIVIDGFVYLDDEGGYGLGGHLYEHLERRVQIVGVAKSPFKGSCKLVREICRGGSKRPLFVSAIGMDIDEAARLVKGMSGEFRMPGLLKILDDETKTEF, from the coding sequence GTGAAACTTGCCGTAGATGCGTATTATGTGGGAAGCAAGGCTAAAGTCGTAGGGGTTTTGTTTGAAAACTTTAGCGACGAAAAGCCGATCAAAACCATCTCGAAAGCAGTCGGCGACGTGGCGCCCTATGAGAGCGGAAGCTTTTATAAAAGGGAGCTACCGTGCATCGTCTCGCTTTTGCAGGATCTTGATGTGCGGGATATCTCGCTCATCGTGATCGACGGTTTCGTTTATCTTGACGACGAGGGCGGATACGGTCTGGGCGGGCATTTATACGAGCACTTGGAGCGCAGAGTGCAGATCGTGGGAGTAGCTAAATCGCCTTTTAAAGGTAGCTGCAAGCTCGTAAGAGAAATTTGCAGAGGCGGTAGCAAAAGGCCGCTTTTCGTTAGCGCGATCGGTATGGATATAGACGAAGCGGCACGGCTCGTAAAGGGGATGAGCGGCGAGTTTAGGATGCCCGGCTTGCTTAAAATTTTAGACGACGAGACTAAAACAGAATTTTAA
- a CDS encoding copper homeostasis protein CutF has product MKNILFLAAAMIFAGCAASKNASDSAVNSQKCGGTEVFETCGAQIDKENLVGVYEAKVLCDGCGKDSKSVFTISADGTFKIDTIYQKKIAQRELQTGIYEIAGNTLRVTNQYREKLNFEISGDTLRQISNQNSFIKENFAQERIYKKLEAN; this is encoded by the coding sequence ATGAAAAATATTCTGTTTTTAGCGGCGGCGATGATATTTGCGGGCTGTGCGGCGAGCAAGAACGCAAGCGATAGCGCAGTAAATAGCCAAAAATGCGGCGGCACGGAGGTCTTTGAAACGTGCGGCGCCCAAATAGACAAAGAAAATCTAGTCGGCGTTTATGAGGCAAAAGTGCTTTGTGACGGCTGTGGCAAGGATTCAAAAAGCGTCTTTACGATTTCTGCCGACGGGACGTTTAAGATCGATACCATTTATCAAAAAAAGATCGCTCAAAGAGAGCTGCAAACGGGCATTTACGAGATAGCCGGCAACACCCTAAGAGTGACGAATCAATACCGCGAAAAGTTAAATTTCGAGATTAGCGGCGATACGCTTCGCCAGATCAGCAACCAAAACAGCTTTATCAAAGAAAATTTCGCTCAGGAGCGCATCTACAAAAAGCTAGAAGCCAACTAA
- a CDS encoding DEAD/DEAH box helicase produces MKFDEKDRVDLKKIGVTTLLDLALKLPKSFEDTSLAAAPKDGHVSIAVEIKSAYRQGGMLHAQCRCEAWGQSVKIVIFNAKPWHYGAFKVGKSVFVSGKCAYAYGSWQLTNPKIVTKINEIIPKYKLSLRDDSFKNLIQKYVNLPNLLATGLLREEAEFLLGLHRGDEKSARMLEALVREKAGEDVLKFVEIYNYLKKLNSKKTHFKAPKIKLFSISEWLKNLPFAPTDDQLNAIADLRSDFGGEEAVRRVVMGDVGSGKTLVMLAAALSVYPRPALIMAPTSILAEQIYAEAVRLLPDFMRIMLIKSGDKPEFDGVNLIIGTHVLLYQSLPAAPLVMIDEQHRFGSNQREKINALASGGLWQNPQLDEVESKFDGEEKVKFDNGTKYENGKNVLLAAAKHNGEILNFAEADGKFDKLGIVKIGKLSGENFSEKQICNDENEGKFSETLKNKDESDEILGGQIYSENSVKSVEKFNKTLGDKFASLATKDAGDGRENLSPSEKSNGLKNLSTDKKGNDKIRSAQKNGAKSVNLRESNEPRAHVVQFSATPIPRTLSMIQSSFAEFSFLRQMPFEKHIHTQILQSADFGELLAHIKAQIAKGRQIAVIYPLVESSESSNYQGLEDAQDFWRANFANVYVTHGKDKEKEQVLREFRERGDVLLSTTVVEVGISLPRLSTIVIVGAERLGLASLHQLRGRVGRNGGSGFCFLFTKLKSPPTRLREFCETLDGFKIAEIDLKNRQSGDILNGAFQHGATFEYYDYEENITQAAKRRLENSVKFG; encoded by the coding sequence ATGAAATTTGATGAAAAAGACAGAGTAGATCTAAAAAAAATCGGCGTAACCACTCTGCTCGACCTTGCACTTAAGCTTCCTAAAAGCTTCGAGGATACGAGCCTGGCCGCCGCGCCAAAAGACGGGCACGTCAGCATCGCCGTAGAGATAAAAAGCGCATATCGTCAGGGCGGGATGCTGCACGCGCAGTGCCGATGCGAGGCATGGGGGCAAAGCGTCAAAATCGTGATTTTTAACGCCAAGCCCTGGCACTACGGCGCTTTTAAAGTCGGCAAGAGCGTGTTTGTGAGCGGCAAATGCGCCTATGCCTACGGCTCGTGGCAGCTAACCAACCCCAAAATCGTCACGAAAATAAACGAAATCATACCAAAATACAAACTTTCCCTTAGAGACGATTCGTTTAAAAATTTGATCCAAAAATACGTAAATTTGCCGAATTTACTCGCAACCGGGCTTTTGCGCGAAGAGGCGGAGTTTTTGCTTGGTTTGCACAGAGGGGATGAAAAAAGCGCCCGAATGCTGGAGGCTCTCGTGCGAGAAAAAGCGGGCGAAGACGTGCTAAAATTCGTTGAAATTTACAACTACTTAAAAAAGCTAAATTCTAAAAAAACTCATTTTAAGGCGCCTAAAATCAAGCTTTTTAGTATCTCGGAATGGCTAAAAAATTTGCCGTTTGCTCCCACAGACGATCAGTTAAATGCTATCGCCGATCTGCGCTCGGATTTTGGTGGCGAGGAGGCGGTGCGACGCGTCGTGATGGGCGATGTGGGCAGCGGCAAGACGCTTGTTATGCTAGCCGCCGCGCTTAGCGTCTATCCCCGTCCCGCGCTCATCATGGCGCCCACGTCGATACTAGCCGAGCAAATTTACGCCGAAGCGGTGCGTTTGCTGCCTGATTTCATGCGGATAATGCTTATCAAAAGCGGCGACAAGCCCGAATTTGACGGCGTAAATCTCATCATAGGCACGCACGTTTTGCTCTATCAAAGCTTGCCCGCCGCGCCTTTGGTGATGATAGATGAGCAGCACCGTTTCGGCTCGAATCAGCGCGAGAAAATCAACGCTCTAGCTAGCGGAGGTCTGTGGCAAAACCCGCAGCTTGACGAGGTGGAGAGCAAATTTGACGGCGAAGAGAAGGTGAAATTTGATAACGGCACAAAATACGAAAACGGTAAAAATGTCCTTTTAGCGGCGGCAAAACATAACGGCGAAATTTTAAATTTTGCCGAAGCGGACGGCAAATTTGATAAACTTGGCATAGTAAAAATCGGCAAGCTAAGCGGTGAAAATTTTAGCGAAAAACAAATCTGCAACGACGAAAATGAAGGTAAATTTAGCGAGACGCTCAAAAATAAAGATGAAAGCGATGAGATACTCGGCGGTCAAATTTACAGCGAAAATAGCGTTAAAAGTGTAGAGAAATTTAACAAAACTCTCGGCGACAAATTTGCAAGCTTGGCGACAAAAGACGCGGGCGACGGGCGAGAAAATTTAAGCCCGTCAGAAAAAAGTAACGGACTGAAAAATTTAAGCACGGACAAAAAAGGCAATGATAAAATCCGGAGCGCGCAAAAAAATGGAGCTAAGAGCGTAAATTTGCGCGAATCTAACGAGCCGAGAGCTCACGTGGTGCAGTTTTCGGCAACGCCGATCCCGCGCACGCTAAGTATGATACAAAGCAGCTTTGCGGAGTTTAGCTTCCTGCGACAGATGCCTTTTGAAAAGCATATCCACACGCAAATTTTACAAAGTGCGGACTTCGGCGAGCTGTTGGCGCACATCAAAGCTCAAATCGCCAAAGGCAGGCAGATTGCCGTGATCTATCCGCTGGTTGAGAGCAGTGAAAGCTCGAACTATCAGGGGCTGGAGGATGCGCAGGATTTTTGGCGGGCGAATTTTGCAAACGTCTATGTCACGCACGGCAAAGACAAGGAAAAGGAGCAGGTGCTGCGCGAATTTCGTGAGCGGGGCGACGTACTGCTCTCGACGACGGTGGTCGAGGTCGGCATCTCGCTGCCGCGGCTTAGTACGATCGTGATCGTGGGCGCGGAGAGACTGGGGCTAGCGAGCCTACATCAGCTGCGCGGGCGCGTAGGGCGAAACGGCGGGAGCGGATTTTGCTTTTTGTTTACCAAGCTCAAAAGTCCGCCGACGCGCCTAAGGGAGTTTTGCGAGACGCTGGACGGCTTTAAGATCGCCGAGATAGACCTCAAAAATCGCCAAAGCGGCGACATCCTAAACGGCGCGTTTCAGCATGGCGCGACATTTGAGTATTACGACTACGAGGAGAACATCACGCAGGCCGCAAAAAGGAGGCTGGAAAATTCCGTCAAATTTGGCTAA
- a CDS encoding NfeD family protein, whose protein sequence is MIPVYLMLAAGVALIALEFMLGSFFVLFFGLGFLAVGVLGFFIDIAWEYQILLIATTSLVLLFALRKPLKAKFNSHENEVKDDFLNESGDGEIREGMVYYKGTLWRYDGNLAEGTKVRVLGTKGNKVVLQRD, encoded by the coding sequence ATGATACCCGTGTACTTGATGCTGGCTGCAGGCGTGGCGCTCATAGCGCTCGAGTTTATGCTGGGTAGCTTTTTCGTACTATTTTTCGGACTTGGATTTTTAGCGGTCGGAGTTTTGGGATTTTTTATCGATATCGCTTGGGAGTATCAAATTTTACTCATCGCTACCACCTCGCTAGTCTTGCTTTTTGCGCTTAGAAAGCCGTTAAAGGCCAAATTTAATTCGCACGAAAACGAAGTTAAGGACGACTTTTTAAACGAGAGCGGCGATGGCGAGATCAGAGAGGGGATGGTTTATTACAAGGGTACTTTGTGGCGCTACGACGGAAATTTAGCCGAGGGCACAAAGGTGCGCGTGCTTGGCACCAAAGGCAATAAAGTCGTTTTACAGCGAGATTAA
- a CDS encoding M16 family metallopeptidase has protein sequence MKIINLKAKNLQIPAVFEAGKTLPVVSLKLIFKVAGVCAEEKAGLAKFVAKIFDEGTLSKGASAFAKELEMRAINLYASAGFETFSFELNCLKEHFFFALAKLKELLDEPNLSQKSLEKVRTLTLGEISGNESDYDYLAKTALNELLYPGTNLARPSIGTKQSVESITLKDVKNFIASKLDLANLFVVLGGEVAPEELNLDEVLSSLKVGEPRELKHLKTSEKLSEKIIIKPSEQAYVYFGAPFSVPCEERFKARVATFILGDGGFGSRLMEEIRVKRGLAYSAYARSEFALSYSQIWGYLQTKNESRDEAVAVVKDEFKKFVKNGVKAGELAQAKRFLLGSQPLRQETLFNRLSIAQGEFYNGFKLGNFKDELEKISKLKLAELNAFIAEHAEIEKLSFAVLYNEI, from the coding sequence ATGAAAATCATAAATTTAAAAGCTAAAAATCTACAAATCCCGGCCGTTTTTGAGGCCGGCAAAACCCTGCCCGTGGTGAGCCTTAAGCTTATTTTTAAAGTCGCGGGAGTTTGCGCGGAGGAGAAGGCCGGACTGGCTAAATTCGTCGCGAAAATTTTCGACGAAGGCACGCTAAGCAAGGGCGCGTCGGCGTTTGCTAAAGAACTTGAGATGCGCGCGATCAACCTATATGCGAGCGCCGGATTTGAGACGTTTTCTTTTGAGCTAAACTGCCTAAAGGAGCACTTTTTTTTTGCGCTTGCAAAGCTAAAGGAGCTTTTGGATGAGCCGAATTTGAGTCAAAAAAGCCTTGAAAAAGTGCGAACCTTGACGCTGGGCGAGATTTCGGGCAACGAGAGCGACTACGACTATCTAGCCAAAACCGCGTTAAATGAGCTGCTTTATCCGGGCACGAATCTGGCAAGACCTAGCATCGGCACGAAGCAAAGCGTAGAAAGCATCACGCTAAAGGACGTGAAAAATTTCATCGCTAGCAAGCTTGATCTAGCCAATTTATTCGTCGTTCTAGGCGGCGAGGTAGCGCCGGAAGAGCTAAATTTGGATGAGGTTTTAAGCTCGTTAAAAGTAGGCGAACCGCGCGAGCTAAAGCATCTAAAGACCAGCGAGAAATTAAGCGAAAAAATCATAATCAAGCCTAGCGAACAGGCTTATGTTTATTTCGGTGCGCCTTTTAGCGTCCCTTGCGAAGAGCGCTTTAAGGCCAGGGTTGCGACGTTTATCCTCGGCGACGGCGGTTTTGGCAGTAGGCTGATGGAGGAGATCCGCGTGAAGCGAGGGCTCGCGTATTCGGCGTATGCTAGGAGCGAATTCGCGCTTAGTTACTCGCAAATTTGGGGTTATCTGCAAACCAAAAACGAGAGCAGAGACGAGGCGGTCGCGGTCGTGAAGGATGAGTTTAAAAAATTCGTCAAAAACGGCGTGAAGGCGGGCGAGCTAGCGCAGGCCAAAAGATTTTTGCTGGGCTCTCAGCCGCTTCGCCAAGAGACGCTTTTTAACCGCCTAAGTATCGCTCAGGGCGAGTTTTACAACGGCTTTAAGCTAGGAAATTTTAAAGACGAGTTAGAAAAAATCTCAAAGCTGAAACTTGCCGAGCTAAACGCGTTTATCGCAGAGCACGCGGAGATAGAAAAGCTTAGTTTCGCCGTGCTTTACAATGAAATTTGA
- a CDS encoding dehypoxanthine futalosine cyclase, whose protein sequence is MTRLSADEAVNLIENAELNELGAMALARKRELHPQGVTTFIVDRNINYTNACWVDCKFCAFYRDHKDEDAYVLGFDEIGRKIEELIAIGGTQILFQGGVHPKLKIEWYEDLVEFIAKNYPSVAIHGFSAVEIDYIARISRISTREALRRLREKGLYSMPGAGAEILSDRVRDVIAPKKCDVQTWLRIHREAHEEGLKTTATMMFGTVETTREIVEHWEHIRRLQDATNGFRAFILWSFQGLNTRLAAEHPEIKKQSSNRYLRLLAVSRLFLDNVPNIQSSWVTQGSYIGQLALLFGANDLGSTMMEENVVKAAGASYRMNQDEMIRLIKDIGEKPAKRNTNYDILERFYE, encoded by the coding sequence TTGACTAGACTAAGCGCGGATGAGGCGGTAAATCTGATAGAAAATGCCGAATTAAACGAGCTTGGAGCGATGGCTTTGGCGCGCAAACGAGAGCTACATCCCCAGGGCGTCACGACCTTTATCGTGGATAGAAATATTAATTACACGAATGCGTGCTGGGTGGATTGTAAATTTTGCGCGTTTTACCGCGATCATAAGGACGAGGATGCCTATGTGCTGGGCTTTGACGAGATAGGGCGTAAGATCGAAGAGCTCATCGCCATCGGCGGAACGCAAATTTTGTTTCAAGGCGGGGTGCATCCGAAGCTAAAAATCGAGTGGTACGAGGATCTGGTGGAATTTATCGCGAAAAACTACCCGAGCGTCGCGATTCACGGATTTTCCGCCGTCGAGATCGACTATATCGCGAGGATTTCGCGCATCAGCACGAGGGAGGCGCTGCGTAGGTTGCGAGAAAAGGGACTCTACTCTATGCCCGGCGCCGGAGCCGAGATACTAAGCGACCGCGTCCGCGACGTGATCGCGCCTAAAAAATGCGACGTGCAGACGTGGCTGCGCATCCACCGCGAGGCGCACGAGGAGGGGCTAAAAACGACGGCTACGATGATGTTTGGCACCGTCGAAACTACGCGCGAGATCGTGGAGCACTGGGAGCATATTAGACGCTTACAGGACGCTACAAACGGCTTTCGAGCGTTTATCTTGTGGAGTTTTCAGGGGCTAAACACGCGCCTAGCCGCCGAGCACCCCGAGATCAAAAAGCAAAGCTCGAACCGCTATTTGCGCCTGCTTGCCGTCTCCAGGCTGTTTTTGGACAATGTACCCAACATCCAAAGCAGCTGGGTCACGCAGGGCAGCTACATCGGGCAGCTGGCGCTGCTGTTTGGCGCAAACGACTTGGGTAGCACGATGATGGAGGAAAACGTCGTCAAGGCCGCGGGCGCTAGCTACCGAATGAATCAAGACGAGATGATACGTCTCATCAAAGACATCGGCGAAAAACCCGCCAAACGCAATACCAATTACGACATTTTAGAAAGGTTTTACGAATGA
- a CDS encoding CheB methylesterase domain-containing protein → MKQKLVLVGASTGGPGHLKKLFKGLELKGASIIVAQHMSLMFIPSFIAQFDKECTAEVVMLSTPTQLKSAIYICEKNSEIISASPLKAGICSPMKETTYNPNVDVLFHSGVQACEFADVMAILLTGIGDDGAKGLNELYKAGAKCVAESEESAIVYGMPKRAKEINANLKSLPIGGIRAELERFLNA, encoded by the coding sequence TTGAAACAAAAATTAGTCTTAGTCGGCGCCTCGACGGGCGGTCCGGGACATCTAAAGAAGCTATTTAAGGGGCTTGAGCTAAAAGGCGCCAGTATCATTGTTGCCCAACATATGAGCCTCATGTTTATCCCTAGTTTTATAGCGCAGTTTGACAAGGAGTGCACCGCCGAAGTGGTGATGCTAAGCACGCCTACGCAGCTTAAAAGCGCGATATATATCTGTGAAAAAAACTCCGAAATAATCTCAGCTAGCCCTCTAAAGGCAGGCATTTGCTCGCCTATGAAAGAGACTACGTATAACCCAAATGTAGACGTTCTTTTTCACTCGGGCGTGCAGGCTTGCGAATTTGCCGACGTTATGGCGATACTGCTAACAGGTATCGGCGATGACGGCGCGAAAGGGCTAAACGAGCTATACAAGGCGGGCGCTAAATGCGTTGCCGAGAGCGAAGAAAGCGCGATTGTTTACGGTATGCCAAAGCGCGCGAAAGAGATCAATGCAAATTTAAAGTCGCTCCCGATCGGCGGCATAAGAGCGGAATTGGAAAGGTTTTTAAATGCTTGA
- a CDS encoding CheR family methyltransferase — translation MLENANLTPAPSDAAGLNKFVDVIKNMCGVDLESKKEMIKQRLANFCQANGISSFENLSSKIVVDRTLRQEILNLITTNETYFYRELAQLQAAIYYAKEELSSARILCAPCSSGDEVYSLGMLAHSNLLDTSRVSIVGIDINSEAIESCKKGVYSERSLHRLNDNQKNIYFTKCDGKYEIKRAMLPRCEFSVTNIFDDSIFKLGKFDIIFSRNMMIYFNEEFKLRTVERFHKILSDHGRLYVGHADLVPYTALYKKHISNGTTYYAKA, via the coding sequence ATGCTTGAAAATGCAAATTTGACGCCCGCTCCCAGCGATGCGGCGGGACTAAATAAATTCGTCGATGTCATCAAAAATATGTGCGGCGTGGATCTGGAGTCCAAAAAGGAGATGATAAAGCAGCGCCTAGCTAATTTCTGCCAAGCAAACGGCATTTCAAGCTTTGAAAATTTGAGCTCGAAAATCGTCGTAGACCGCACCTTAAGGCAAGAAATCCTAAATCTCATCACGACAAACGAGACCTATTTTTACAGAGAGCTTGCCCAGCTGCAAGCCGCGATTTATTACGCTAAAGAGGAGCTGTCTAGCGCGCGTATCCTTTGCGCGCCGTGTTCGAGCGGGGACGAGGTGTATTCGCTGGGTATGCTCGCGCACTCAAATTTGCTTGACACGAGCCGCGTTAGCATCGTGGGCATCGACATAAACTCCGAGGCTATCGAAAGCTGTAAGAAGGGCGTTTATAGCGAGCGCTCCTTGCACCGCTTAAACGACAATCAAAAAAACATATACTTCACGAAATGCGACGGCAAGTATGAAATCAAGCGTGCGATGCTGCCTAGATGCGAGTTTAGCGTGACGAATATCTTTGACGATTCGATCTTTAAGCTCGGTAAATTCGACATCATTTTCTCGCGAAATATGATGATTTATTTTAATGAAGAGTTTAAGCTAAGAACCGTCGAGCGCTTTCATAAAATTTTGAGCGATCACGGCAGGCTCTACGTCGGACACGCCGATCTGGTGCCTTATACCGCGCTTTATAAAAAGCATATTTCAAACGGCACGACTTATTACGCCAAGGCCTAA
- a CDS encoding ABC transporter ATP-binding protein: protein MLISNISFVCNKNELIQIRGQSGSGKTSIVRALIGLYKVDDGMIFIHGKDINSYSNIELRNIISYCGQYVFLHNDTVLKNIFYPDCGYDTNRVLPYLKKLNLDHMDNDELIGDGGNKLSGGEKLRVAFLRAILKNSKILILDETTSSLDTDNEDIIIETLKGLKEDGWTIIFCTHSTNDKLNRITDQTIHIRKDAYE, encoded by the coding sequence GTGCTAATAAGCAACATATCGTTTGTGTGCAACAAAAATGAACTTATACAAATAAGAGGACAAAGCGGAAGCGGCAAAACATCGATAGTAAGAGCATTGATAGGTTTATATAAAGTTGATGACGGTATGATTTTTATCCACGGAAAAGATATCAATTCATACTCTAATATCGAGCTAAGAAATATTATATCCTATTGCGGCCAATATGTATTTTTACATAATGATACCGTTTTGAAAAATATTTTTTATCCGGATTGCGGATACGATACGAACAGGGTTTTGCCATACTTAAAAAAACTTAATTTGGATCATATGGACAACGATGAACTAATCGGCGATGGCGGCAATAAGCTTTCGGGCGGAGAAAAACTAAGAGTAGCATTTTTAAGGGCTATTCTTAAGAATTCTAAAATTTTAATTTTAGATGAAACGACATCATCGTTGGATACGGATAATGAAGATATCATAATAGAAACATTAAAAGGACTAAAAGAAGACGGCTGGACTATTATTTTTTGTACTCATAGCACCAATGATAAGCTTAACCGCATAACAGATCAAACCATACACATACGAAAGGATGCCTATGAGTGA
- a CDS encoding MFS transporter: MSKFIDLLKTQPVFARLSLIQLICYFGVWFSHTGIFTLLIELDAPVWAITAAAALAFVPGVLLSPFSGIVADKFSPKPMLIALTVVEMVTVFMLVFIDKLSLMWLLFAIIFIRVGAGGTYFQVEMSLFPKILNKDDLKTANEIHSLIWAFSYTAGMGLAGIYIHFFGIKSAFLLDCALYGVALTILLKTDIAVRAQKGGEKIREMLKNGLKYIKQNPLIAHLIMLHAVVGVTSYDALVALLADYPYAGLLSTSLIIGYINACRSLALMMGPLVLSKFVSNASLVYIYIGHGLGIMAWSALQFNFYLGFIGILCAGFFTSTLWSYTYTLIQQKCDPKFYGRIIAYNDMVCLAVGAAVSGGIGLLFELGLSLAQITALMGCAFILGAFYWLAVRKIYKDELA; this comes from the coding sequence ATGAGTAAATTTATCGACCTACTAAAAACCCAGCCCGTTTTCGCGCGCCTCTCGCTCATACAGCTGATTTGTTATTTCGGCGTTTGGTTCTCGCACACGGGTATTTTCACGCTGCTTATCGAGCTTGACGCGCCCGTTTGGGCTATCACGGCGGCGGCTGCGCTAGCTTTCGTGCCGGGCGTGCTGTTATCGCCTTTTAGCGGTATCGTAGCGGATAAATTTAGCCCAAAACCGATGCTAATAGCGCTCACGGTCGTAGAGATGGTGACGGTTTTTATGCTCGTTTTTATCGACAAACTCTCCTTGATGTGGTTGCTTTTTGCGATAATATTTATCAGAGTCGGAGCCGGCGGAACGTATTTTCAGGTCGAGATGAGCCTTTTCCCCAAAATTTTAAACAAAGACGACCTAAAAACCGCAAATGAGATCCACTCGCTCATCTGGGCGTTTTCATACACCGCGGGTATGGGGCTAGCGGGCATTTATATCCATTTTTTCGGGATCAAAAGCGCCTTTTTGCTTGACTGCGCTCTTTACGGCGTTGCGCTTACGATCTTGCTAAAAACGGACATCGCCGTAAGAGCTCAAAAAGGTGGCGAAAAAATCCGCGAGATGCTAAAAAACGGCCTAAAATACATCAAACAAAATCCGCTCATAGCCCACCTCATCATGCTTCACGCGGTGGTGGGCGTAACCAGCTACGACGCACTCGTGGCGTTGCTGGCCGATTACCCGTATGCGGGCCTGCTCTCGACTTCGCTAATAATCGGCTACATAAACGCCTGCCGCTCGCTCGCCCTTATGATGGGCCCGCTCGTGCTTAGCAAATTCGTCTCAAACGCCAGCCTCGTTTATATCTACATCGGTCACGGGCTTGGTATCATGGCTTGGAGCGCGCTGCAATTTAACTTTTACCTCGGATTTATCGGCATTTTGTGTGCGGGATTTTTTACCTCGACGCTTTGGAGTTACACTTACACGCTCATCCAGCAAAAGTGCGATCCCAAATTTTACGGCCGCATCATCGCCTACAACGATATGGTCTGCCTAGCCGTCGGCGCTGCGGTATCGGGAGGCATAGGATTGCTTTTCGAGCTGGGGCTTAGTCTCGCGCAGATCACCGCGCTGATGGGCTGCGCGTTTATCCTCGGAGCATTTTACTGGCTTGCCGTGCGTAAAATTTACAAAGACGAGCTGGCGTAA